The Candidatus Peribacteria bacterium region GAGTCTTTGCTGCCTGTGCCGCACATGACCTGACGCTCGTTGCACATTGCGAAGATCCCGCCACCAATGCGCAGGCCGCTCTCCAGAACACACGTACAAACATTGCTGCGCACTCTCTGGTTCGCCCGGCGCAAAGCGAAGTCATCGCCATTGAACGCGCGATTGAACTCGCACAGGATCACGACACGCGGCTGCATATCGCTCATCTCTCGACTGAAGGCGGCATCAATGCTGTGCGTGATGCGAAACTCGAAGGCATCAACGTGACCTGCGAAGTTGCCCCGCATCATCTCTTCCTCACGACAGACGACTACGAACGTCTGGGAACGCTTGGCAAAATGAATCCGCCTCTGCGCTCCCAAAAGCACCGCTTCGCGCTCTGGCAGGGAATCATCGACGGCATTGTCGACTGTATCTCGACCGATCATGCCCCGCATACACTCGAAGAAAAGCAGGCAGGCGAACCGCTCAAAGCGCCATCCGGAGTGCCGGGTGTCGAAACCATGATCCCCCTCCTCCTTTCCGTTGCTGCGAAACACTGGCCGAATCCGGGAGAGCAGAACGCAGCGTGTCCGAAGCTCAGCATCAACGATATTGTCCGTCTTTGTTTTGAGAACCCGAATCGCATTTTCAAGCTCGGAAAACAGAGCATCGCGAAAGAGCATACGGCGGATATTGTCGTCATCAACCCGGAAGCAGAGTGGACCATCGATGCGAAAAAGCTGCATAGCCTTTGCGGCTGGAGTCCGTTTGATGGGTGGACCGTGAAAGGGCGGATTGATCGTGTGCTGAGTGCCCGTTAATTGATTGTCTTCAGTACATCGCTGATATGTGTGATTTCGTAATCCGCAGGCTCTCCTGAGTAATGCGTATGCGGGCCACGGACCAGGCAGCTTTTCATCTTTGCTCTTTGTGCAGCCATCACGTCAAACCCCTGATCGCCGATGAACAGGCACTGTTCGGGTTGTACACCAAACAGCCGGGCAACCATCAGGAGTCCAGCCGGATCGGGCTTCCCTTTTTCAATACCGGGCGTGGTGGTTGTAATAATCAGATCAGTCTTGTTGCGAACGCCCAGTCTGACGTTGGCTGCATCTACAAAGCCGTCTGTGGAATTCGTGACAATGGCAATCTTTTCGCGGGCCTTGCGCTGTCTTGCAAGAATCTCCTCGGCTGATTCTAGCCACTCTGCATTTTCCTGCAGCCACTCAATGTGGTGCGTGTCACGGATCCGCCGGAATTCATCGATATCCTCCTGCGGGAGATTCATGTCTTTCAAAAGGTCCCGCAAACGGACGCCCTGGCCATTCAGCTCACCGAAGTCTTTGGGGAAAGGGAGGGCAAATTCTTCAAAAGCCAATTTGGTAGCACGGACGTGCGACTCGTTTGAGTCTGTAAGAGTGCCGTCCAGATCATAAATGCGGAGAAGTCCGTTCATGGGCCGGATACAGTAAATGAGACTGTGGTTTTAGGAAAGGGTCTTACAAAAAAGAGGCAGGATAACCCGCCTCTCTTCTTTTGCATGAGCGTATTCTTTAGACCTCTACAAAGAGAGGGATAACCATCGGTTCGCGATCGAGCTTGCGGTCGAAGTACCGGTATAAGGCTCCCGTCACCGCACGTTTGAATTCTTTGCGGTCGGTAGTGCCTCGTCCGAGTTCTTCTTCGTAGGCTTTCTTTGCAGCGGCAATCACTTCGCTCATGATTTCCGTTTGTTCCGATCCGTAGATCAGACCGCGGGTAATCACATCGGGGTCGCCGACGAGTCTCTTGCTTTCGGCATAGACTTTGAAGAGCACAATGATCGCACCGGCGCCGCTCATGACCTTGCGGTCTGTGAGAACTTTCTGGCCTTCGCCGGCAGCACCGCGTCCGTCGATAATCACATCGCGGAACGGGGCTTTCTGCTTGCTCTTCCGGAGCGCTCCCCCGGTTTCAAATTCGAGGATTTCGCCGTTGGTGAGCAAGTGGATCTGGTTGTCCGGGTAGCCGATCTTGCGTGCGAGGTCCGCGTGCGCAGCGCGCATGTGCGGTTCGCCGTGTTCAGGAATCACGTGACGGGCGCGGACCAGGCGGTGCATCAGGAGGATGTCGTTCTGGTAGCCGTGACCGGTGGTGTGGAGTGCAAATTCGCTGTTGGTCTTCACGACTGCACCCTTGAGGTACAGATTGTTTACGACCTTCGCGACAGCGCGCTCGTTTCCCACAATCGGATTGGAGCTGAGGATCACCGTGTCGCCTTTCTTCACGTTGACTGCTCTGTGCGTCCCGAGTCCCATGCGGGCGAGGCCGGCCATTTCTTCACCCTGGCTTCCCGTGGTGATGATAATGACTTCGTCGTCGCGCAGCTTCTCCATGCCCGGGCTCGCTTTGCGGACGAGTCCGCGCGGCGCTTTCAGGTATCCGAGATTCATCGCGATTTCGACGTTGGTTTCCATGCTGCGGCCGGAAAGATAAATCTTGCGATTCGTTTCCTTGGCAACATCAATCACCTGCTGCACGCGGTTGAGGAGGCTACTGAAGGTGGAAATGATCACTCTTCCTTCGGCACCTGCAATGAGGTTCCGGATGGTATCCGCAATTTCGCTTTCACTCTTTGAGTTACCCGGCTTGGTGGCATTCGTGGAGTCTGCAATGATCGCGAGCACACCTTTCTGCCCGAGCTCGGAGAGTCTCTGGAAGTCTGCAGGCGGTTCGTTCATCGGCGTTAAGTCGAATTTGAAGTCTCCCGTGTGCAGGATGGTTCCGTACGGTGTGTGTACCGCAATGGCTGCGGAATCCGGAATGGAATGCGTGACGCGCAGGAATTCAACTTGCACTTTGCCAAACACAACCTTCTGTCCGTAGGGCACGACGTTGGAGTTGGCTTTGCTTGTAATGTTTTCTTCATCAAGACGCTTCTTCACAAACGCCATCGTCAGCTTTGTGCCGTACATGGGTGGGAAGTGGAGTTGCGGAAGGAGATGCTGCACTGCACCGATGTGGTCAAGGTGACCGTGTGTAAAGAGCACAGCCTTGATCCGGTTTTCGCGTCCCTTGAGGCACGTGATGTCCGGAATGAGATAGTCGATACCGAGCATATCGTCATCCGGGAACTGAAGTCCCAGGTCGATAATAAAGATGTCTCCATCGACTTCGAGGACGAAACAGTTGCGTCCGACCTGCTCGAATCCTCCGAGAGGATAGAGCTTGAGTCCGCCGCGCTTACCGTCGACCTGCATTACGGGTTGCACTGCACCCTGTGTCTGTTCACGCTGAGCGGGGCGCTGACCCTGTTGCGGGCGCGGTCCACGCTGGCCGTGACGATTATGTTGCGGAGCGCGAGCTCCTGCCTGTGGTGTTCCAGCGGCATTCTTCTGAGGGCCAGTAGCCCCCTGCTGGGTAGGCTGCTGTCCGTTTTTGGGACGATCAGTGTTGGTCGCGCCCGGAGTCGCAGCATTGTATCGCTGCAACCAATCTTTCACCGTTTTCATAAAACGTTGGTATTGAAAATAGAAATGAACTGCTTTCAGCGTACACTC contains the following coding sequences:
- a CDS encoding ribonuclease J; translation: MKTVKDWLQRYNAATPGATNTDRPKNGQQPTQQGATGPQKNAAGTPQAGARAPQHNRHGQRGPRPQQGQRPAQREQTQGAVQPVMQVDGKRGGLKLYPLGGFEQVGRNCFVLEVDGDIFIIDLGLQFPDDDMLGIDYLIPDITCLKGRENRIKAVLFTHGHLDHIGAVQHLLPQLHFPPMYGTKLTMAFVKKRLDEENITSKANSNVVPYGQKVVFGKVQVEFLRVTHSIPDSAAIAVHTPYGTILHTGDFKFDLTPMNEPPADFQRLSELGQKGVLAIIADSTNATKPGNSKSESEIADTIRNLIAGAEGRVIISTFSSLLNRVQQVIDVAKETNRKIYLSGRSMETNVEIAMNLGYLKAPRGLVRKASPGMEKLRDDEVIIITTGSQGEEMAGLARMGLGTHRAVNVKKGDTVILSSNPIVGNERAVAKVVNNLYLKGAVVKTNSEFALHTTGHGYQNDILLMHRLVRARHVIPEHGEPHMRAAHADLARKIGYPDNQIHLLTNGEILEFETGGALRKSKQKAPFRDVIIDGRGAAGEGQKVLTDRKVMSGAGAIIVLFKVYAESKRLVGDPDVITRGLIYGSEQTEIMSEVIAAAKKAYEEELGRGTTDRKEFKRAVTGALYRYFDRKLDREPMVIPLFVEV
- a CDS encoding HAD family phosphatase; this translates as MNGLLRIYDLDGTLTDSNESHVRATKLAFEEFALPFPKDFGELNGQGVRLRDLLKDMNLPQEDIDEFRRIRDTHHIEWLQENAEWLESAEEILARQRKAREKIAIVTNSTDGFVDAANVRLGVRNKTDLIITTTTPGIEKGKPDPAGLLMVARLFGVQPEQCLFIGDQGFDVMAAQRAKMKSCLVRGPHTHYSGEPADYEITHISDVLKTIN
- a CDS encoding dihydroorotase family protein; this translates as MTRTLLHGGTIISDGIESKDDVLIEHGKVLEIARYIEDADETIDVTGKILTPGFIDCHVHFREPGLEHKATMKTEAASAVAGGVTTVCEMPNTIPPTNTAAALADKIRRAAEIKDCDLHFFFGITEDAHLATLIELMSSSAEESIRLRNRLAGVKIYLDHSTGDQKIADALLDGVFAACAAHDLTLVAHCEDPATNAQAALQNTRTNIAAHSLVRPAQSEVIAIERAIELAQDHDTRLHIAHLSTEGGINAVRDAKLEGINVTCEVAPHHLFLTTDDYERLGTLGKMNPPLRSQKHRFALWQGIIDGIVDCISTDHAPHTLEEKQAGEPLKAPSGVPGVETMIPLLLSVAAKHWPNPGEQNAACPKLSINDIVRLCFENPNRIFKLGKQSIAKEHTADIVVINPEAEWTIDAKKLHSLCGWSPFDGWTVKGRIDRVLSAR